CTTCACaagaaacaaacatgcccttactCTAGTACGAGATGagcttacaaaaaaaaaaaaatcgaattcTCAGAGttgccactttttttttttttaaagtttttcctcttttttcccCACTAACTAAATGCTTGTGAACTCAATTAAACCTTTTTTCTCCGAACTAAATGTTCATGAACTTAATTAGACTTTGTTGTGCACTATAGACTTGGAGGCCTTGTCTTGTTTTAAATTTGGGGACCTTATTCTATGTATCTTCTTTGTGTTTTTAATTTGCTTAGATTTGGGAACTATTCTAAAAATCTCCCAGTTTACATTGGGCACTTATTTTATCCTTTTCCATAACATCTTTAATGCAAAGCTCTACTTTCTAGATGAAAAGGCTACagaaaattcttaaaaaagaaaaagaaaaagaaaatattacatataGTTTGTTCAATGTTAGTAGCAAAATCTACAGGATTTTACATTTTACAATATATTGATGCTTGATTGATTATGTTTGGTCTAATTCGTTCATTTTACAAAACTCTCATAAAAGTgttcgaattaaaaaaaattcatgattCTCATGCGATTTtctatttatcaaaaaatcCAACTCAAAGTTTCcatattaaaaaagaaaccacaacctttattcattaaaaaaaaaaaaaacagattttTACCAACCAACTAAAATTTCAACCCcaaaatagatttttaaaaaaagccaaaatcataaaaaaaagaaaattgggaTAAATTGttgaaacaataaaaagaatgtGCTTAGGACTACTAGACCAGCTTCAAAGAGAAAGCAATTTTTCTCTCAGCAAATCTGAAGAGCAAAAGCTTTTGATTTTTATTCTCCGAGCAAAACAACACCTCCAATATCACTTCTAACTGGGACAAAGGGGCTGCCTGATTCATTGCTCGttgcattaaatttaataaaactaaCAATAACCAAAAAATACatcatattttttcttaaagaaaaaaaaaaaaagaaaaggggaaaaaatatctctctctatatatatatatataaaacctgtAGAAACTTGGTTGCGGCTGTGAGGATGATGAGAAATATGATGAAGGAAAATAAAGGTTTGATATGGGTATATATAGTAACATAGAGGGGGAACCCTAGATTGAGCCAATTAAGGTGAAATTACTGTTTTACCCTTCTACGTGATCTTGGTGGATCTAGCTAAATCCAGTTACTGTACTTTTCTATCTCAACATCATCTAATAATACGTATGTAACTAGCATGTTGGCCCCACTTTGCAGAGCCCagttgtgtgtttttttttgttttttaaagcCATTAGAGAGTTTGAGataaatgatgaaattttgataaatttaagagaaatttattaaatctgatcatttattctttttcaaaaaaaattatatatttaccAGGCCCACCTATGCAGATTCATTCTCTCTGTGTTTAGGGGTTAGAAGCATAAAAATCGATTttctgagattttttttttttccttttctactattttcgtttttcagataaaaaatttataaaaaaaagctttcataaaatttgaaaataaattttatcaaaaaaatcaattttctaagaacccaaaagaacaaaaaagttTTGCAGATAAAGCCCACAAAATTTAGCAGGGCCTGATAAAGGCCCAGCCCAACAACATATTCGAACGTATCTTAGTGGGCCACGTGGGCCAATTGTGTGCACGGCCCAGTAATGTTAAATGGGCCTAGAAAGAAAAACGGCCTAATCCCTTTACTTTGTTCCAGGCACAGCATTTTTGTATTATTAAATTGAACTAGTAGTTTTAAATcaagttttattttacttttcaaacttttaaatttgattttttaaaatttaaatttattccaatatttctctttcgtCCCTAGACTTTTAAGAATATTTCGCTTTATTCGTTACCATTTAGTAGATAATTTCGTTTATACATAATTCATCTATAAAACTGTACACTGCGAATCTATTGATCCTTCATCCATATCATTTGGATGATCTTTAGAGATAATTGATAATTTCATTCCATACActtttatatatcaataataaataattaatgttaACTAGAACAAATGACAAAAGGCTTGATAATCCTAAGTCCCGAGtatagttgtttcatattttcaactaaacaaaaaaattgaatgaaacAAATAGCGTACTATCTATTTATAGTGTCGGCATCTGATTGATTCTTCTCCATTTCTATGATTGTTTATttacttgttttttttcccttaattctatattttattttctttttcaaatgaaTTATCCTCTAAATAATGATTAGTGACTACAGTAGTTAGCATCGTGTTGTCAGAAGATTGGTGGATTAAAAGTCTTTTGTCTTTCGCCTTTCCACAATCAATCACTTAGCTGGTTTTTTTTTGGCCCGTTTACTGCGTGATGAGAAATCCAGAAGCTATATAGTTTGCTGTTACTATTGATGACTAAATAACGATATTGGATcacaaaataaactaaaatatatatatataaaaatattatattgcgGTGGCTTTTCCTCTCGCGAGAGGAGAAACtgcagaaattatatatataatattaactaAACCTGTGTGACTTAGTTTTCTAATAATGCGCTTGACAGGTTCTTGGCTTACGTGGTGGACCCGGTCCACAGTAATTTCTCCCCGACGTGGTGAGGTGCCATACACTCCGGTCGCCCGGATCTCCCGGGCTCGGTTCATTGAACCCGGACACACCAGAGACCCGCCCTGTTTCGAACCCCCTATATGTAGAGAAGAACAACTTCTCCCTCCAAGAAAAGCGCATATATAGTATATGCACCCAAATTCCCGCATAACATTCCCATGGACGGGAACGTTGTAGAGCTGCAGGAGCTGCGCGCGAGGAACGCGGAGCTGGAGAGGGAGTTGCGGGAGGTGAgggagggggaggcggcggcgcggcgggaGCTGGAGCGGGCTCGGGCACAGCTTCGTGTGGCGGAGGAGGCCGAGGAGCGCCTCTCCGCGGAGCTCGGCGAGCTCGAGGCCGAGGCCAGCGCGCAGGCGCGCGCCCACCAATTCCACATCCACGCCCTCTCCGACCGCCTCGCCACCGCCCTCCGATCCGCCGGCCTCGATCAGAGCTTGGACTAGGATGGATGATGTGAGATGCAAATAAGTGCTGCCGCCGATTTATATGGACAAGGTGTTATTCACATAGCTAAAATATCAACACATAATAAAAGCGGCTCGATTAATAACACCGTCATAGTTTTTTGTGTGATTATTCGTGTGCTTGATCATTCATGATAAGTTCATGATACCCTGTATCCTTTTGGTCTGTGTGTATTCGTAAACTTGCATAGAGTAGTACTGTGAGAGCTATAATGCTTTTTTGGAAGATTATTAATTCTTGTAATTTGATTTGCTTTAGTGTTGGTTTGCAGTTGCTTGGGTACCAGACATGAAGAGTTGTAGTTATCAACCAACTCTACGTCTCTTCCCTCACATGTATTTAGACCTTGATTGTGTAAAAGCAATTTGAAAATGAAGATTCATACTTTGTTATATGACttttccttttatatatatgtatatatactatgGAGTCCAACTAAATTacgtatataataataatcagaattaaatatgtaatatatacagCTTGACAAATATTTGACGTCATTGCTAACCTCAAGACTATTCaccttaattaaataatataaattggatataaattgaattttgttcTCCTTGATTGTTTACTATTGTAGAGGCATATTCTTATTCAAGATGGCGGCATGTCATACTCAACGGTGTGTTTACTTAATTAGCTcatgatagtaaataaaatgataattagCTATGTTTAGATGCAACAGGTTATCTTTGCAGTCCAAATAATTAAACTACTAAATTTTGTatcattttataatttgcaTGTGTATATGCCTCTGTGCTACACTTGCATGTAAAACAGTTGTGAATGTAGCATATCTACTGTGTAATATTGAATAGGAGGAGTTTCAGTACAGCAGAGCAGTAAGAAGTAACAAGATCCTAACAATTATAAAACAAGCAGGCCAAAAGCCAAATGATAATGAAAACAATTTCCAACCTCCAAAGTCGTGCAATGTGTTACCTACATTTAATCAAGATATGGAATGTGAATACGATGCTCATCCGAAAAGCGTCCTTTTTCTGAGAGCTTCACCATAAAAGCTATATTTGCAATTGACTTTAATTTCACTATGATCAGTTGTTCTTTACCTCGAGATAGCTCGGTTTTCGGCAAATGGGCGAATGGTTATGTAAAAGGCTGCGCCCTCGTGAAAACGAAaactccgcctcccgcaccagaGCGGCCCAAAAGCATATCTCGGTCCAGATAAGAAAGGTAATACAATCCTCCAGGTGATCTCCTGCAATTTAGGCGATTGATTCGGGATGAGATGAGAATACCGCTAAAAATGCACTCGGATATAAATCAAATCAGAATAAACCTACCTATCCGGACCGTTCACAGGCACCTGAGCTCGAAACGCTCTTAAGAACTGCAATATCTGCATGATAAAAGCGTCTCATCATCAGATGTTGCAGCTGCGTCAGTTGCATATGGCGTATCGGCATGGACCAATTTTGATCTTAAAGCGCTGCCGTTTCAACACAAATCAGATCGAAATTAAGGTTCTCTGGTATTACCTGCAGGCTAATGTACGAGCGAGGAAGTACGGCTGGAGCTATCAATGCCTGCAGCTGTTCacttattttgatattttcaacaGCAACCTACCAGAAGAATGAACAAACATGTTGCTCTCAAAACTGACAACTTCAGAAGAGAATAACAACAATGACTGCAGTAAAACACTCCATCCACAGCTTCTTTCGTCGCATCCATTTAACTACACGAAAGAGTAATAGCAAATCTGTTTGCGTATAATCTATCACCGGAGACAAAGGCTGCTAGATTCTAGTGCACAAGAAGCGCACCTCCTCGAACTGAAGGAAGATGCTGCGCTTCGATACGAGCGAAAATTTCGCGGAGACGAGCAACGTCGCACCTTCGtgctcctatatatataaatcaatcATAGGTCAGATCATCACACGTTCACTAGGAAACTCCGGCGGACAGATGGAGTTCAATTGAGGAATATTTCGAAATTCTTGAAAAGTAGTGGTGGTAATCGGCCGCGGTAAATGGCGTTACCTCGAGCAGTGTGGGGATGCTCCAGCGCACGACATTGCGCACGATTCCTCCGTCGGAGCGATCCCTGCATTCGAACTTCTGAAAAACCTGCCCCACCTGAAACCCTGACAAGCATGAGATCACCAGCCTAAGCAGCAACAACAACTCCGTAAGCAAGCAGAGGTTGGGAAGAGACCTGAAGAAAGGGGAGCCTGGCGGCGGCCTCGAAGAGGACGAGGACGTCGGCAGCCGAGGTGAAGTTGAGCCGCCAGGTGCCGTCCAGCCTCGCGAGATCGACCGGCGAGCCGGCGGCGAATTCTTCGACGCAGAcctgcgagagagagagagagagagagacgaggcAGATCGAATTGTACACTTTTACACTTTTGTGGATAAAAGGGAAGGGAAGGGGAAGAGTTTGGAGATTACGAGGGCCTCTTCGATGGCGGAGCGCTGGTCGGCGGTGGCGGAGAGGCCGCGCTGCGTGTCCTGGACGGCGCGGAGGAGCTCGTGCTTCCGACGCTCCAATTCCGCCGACTTTGGTTCGGAAGGTAGGGGAACGGCGACGAGCGAATTTGATTATCGTATTAGTGNTTTTTTTTGGGGGAATTGAGA
This genomic interval from Ananas comosus cultivar F153 linkage group 8, ASM154086v1, whole genome shotgun sequence contains the following:
- the LOC109714514 gene encoding probable plastid-lipid-associated protein 10, chloroplastic gives rise to the protein MALTFAPLLPFQFAGKPARKKTTTLLPPPKPPTFRLSAAASSAVAPPPSAELERRKHELLRAVQDTQRGLSATADQRSAIEEALVCVEEFAAGSPVDLARLDGTWRLNFTSAADVLVLFEAAARLPFLQVGQVFQKFECRDRSDGGIVRNVVRWSIPTLLEEHEGATLLVSAKFSLVSKRSIFLQFEEVAVENIKISEQLQALIAPAVLPRSYISLQILQFLRAFRAQVPVNGPDRRSPGGLYYLSYLDRDMLLGRSGAGGGVFVFTRAQPFT